The proteins below are encoded in one region of Telopea speciosissima isolate NSW1024214 ecotype Mountain lineage chromosome 10, Tspe_v1, whole genome shotgun sequence:
- the LOC122643829 gene encoding secoisolariciresinol dehydrogenase-like codes for MSSDNLLNSMGKRLEGKVAVITGGAAGIGKATAKLFTLHGCRVVIADIQDDLGQSVCEEIGAEMSLFVHCDVTKEDDVKNAVEEAVSRFGKLDIMFNNAGTIDPPKVRIVDNQKSDFERVLDVNVTGVFLGTKHAARVMLPAKQGSIINNGSVSSIVGGIATHAYVASKHAVVGLTKNAAAELGRLGIRVNCVSAFAIASPFVKNFLKKYEDDMIEKSVEGLACLKGVNLGEQDIAEAALYFGSDESRCVSGHNFVIDGGFTVANTSFGMFNNQ; via the exons ATGAGTTCTGACAATCTTCTTAATTCTATGGGAaagag ACTAGAGGGTAAGGTTGCAGTGATCACTGGTGGTGCTGCGGGCATCGGTAAAGCTACTGCCAAACTCTTCACCCTGCATGGTTGTAGGGTAGTGATTGCCGACATCCAAGATGATTTGGGTCAATCCGTGTGTGAAGAAATTGGGGCAGAGATGTCGTTATTCGTGCATTGCGATGTCACCAAAGAAGATGATGTGAAGAACGCAGTAGAAGAGGCTGTTTCAAGATTTGGAAAACTTGACATAATGTTCAACAATGCCGGGACCATTGATCCACCTAAGGTAAGAATTGTGGACAACCAAAAATCCGATTTCGAAAGGGTCCTCGACGTCAATGTCACCGGTGTGTTCTTAGGCACCAAACACGCAGCTCGTGTCATGTTACCGGCGAAACAAGGCAGCATCATTAACAATGGGAGTGTGAGTTCAATCGTGGGAGGTATAGCCACTCATGCTTATGTAGCTTCCAAGCATGCAGTAGTAGGTCTCACTAAGAATGCAGCTGCGGAACTGGGTCGGCTTGGGATTAGGGTTAATTGTGTCTCAGCATTCGCGATCGCATCACCTTTTGTTAAGAATTTCTTGAAGAAGTATGAAGATGATATGATAGAAAAGAGTGTAGAAGGGTTGGCGTGTCTCAAAGGAGTTAACCTGGGTGAACAAGATATTGCTGAGGCTGCACTTTATTTTGGGAGCGATGAGTCAAGATGTGTTAGTGGCCATAACTTTGTTATTGACGGAGGCTTCACCGTTGCAAATACCAGCTTTGGTATGTTCAACAACCAGTGA